In one window of Sciurus carolinensis chromosome X, mSciCar1.2, whole genome shotgun sequence DNA:
- the LOC124972241 gene encoding skin secretory protein xP2-like, producing MGSEAAQATEGLRPGASRTRTEPCEQGPSPAHQDRTPRTRTEPHARGPSPAHQDRAPRTRTEPHARGPSPTHEDRAPRTRTEPRAPGPSPAHQDRAPRTRTEPHARGPSPAHRDRVPRTRTEPRAPGPSPAHQDRAPRTRTESHTPGPSPAHQDRAPRTRTGFRAPGLSPANKDRAPLMRTGFRAPGPGSAHRDRVSRTRTEPREQGPSPAHEDRVRAPGPGSAHRDRVPRTRTEPRARGPSPAHQDRAPRTSTGLRAPGPGSAHRDPAPRSPRRALANAPRSLSRAGTTSPATLVLGTQRARVPASSHAAWRAFWKRHRRRAGTGPSPTRGAPGGLCAPFSHWPEGAGPGSPLDARIRSRTHTRPGSRGPRVAGTQRGAPWGHLRVQEASCAFALGLICGARLRSAP from the coding sequence ATGGGCAGCGAGGCCGCGCAGGCCACCGAGGGGCTGCGCCCGGGAGCTTCGCGCACCAGGACTGAGCCCTGCGAACAAGGACCGAGTCCCGCGCACCAGGACCGAACCCCGCGCACCAGGACCGAGCCCCACGCACGAGGACCGAGCCCCGCGCACCAGGACCGAGCCCCACGCACGAGGACCGAGCCCCACGCACGAGGACCGAGCCCCACGCACGAGGACCGAGCCCCACGCACGAGGACCGAACCCCGCGCACCAGGACCGAGTCCCGCGCACCAGGACCGAGCCCCACGCACGAGGACCGAGCCCCACGCACGAGGACCGAGCCCCGCGCACAGGGACCGTGTTCCGCGCACGAGGACGGAGCCCCGCGCACCAGGACCGAGCCCCGCGCACCAGGACCGAGCCCCGCGAACAAGGACCGAGTCCCACACACCAGGACCGAGCCCCGCGCACCAGGACCGAGCCCCACGCACGAGGACCGGGTTTCGCGCACCAGGACTGAGCCCCGCGAACAAGGACCGAGCCCCGCTCATGAGGACCGGGTTCCGCGCACCAGGACCGGGCTCCGCGCACAGGGACCGGGTTTCGCGCACCAGGACTGAGCCCCGCGAACAAGGACCGAGCCCCGCTCATGAGGACCGGGTTCGCGCACCAGGACCGGGCTCCGCGCACAGGGACCGTGTTCCGCGCACCAGGACCGAGCCCCGCGCACGAGGACCAAGCCCCGCGCACCAGGACCGGGCTCCGCGCACCAGCACCGGGCTCCGCGCACCAGGACCGGGCTCCGCGCACCGGGATCCAGCCCCGCGGAGCCCCCGCCGGGCGCTCGCGAATGCTCCACGGTCCCTTTCGAGGGCGGGAACCACCTCACCAGCTACCCTTGTGCTGGGGACGCAGAGAGCGAGGGTCCCCGCCAGCAGCCACGCTGCCTGGCGCGCGTTCTGGAAGAGGCACCGCCGGAGGGCGGGAACCGGCCCTTCGCCCACCAGAGGGGCACCTGGTGGACTCTGCGCCCCCTTTTCCCATTGGCCAGAGGGAGCCGGGCCAGGCTCCCCGCTGGATGCGCGGATCAGATCCAGGACGCACACCCGGCCTGGAAGTCGGGGTCCCCGGGTGGCCGGCACGCAGCGAGGCGCACCCTGGGGACACCTGCGGGTCCAGGAGGCGTCCTGCGCGTTCGCGTTGGGGCTTATTTGTGGGGCCAGGCTGAGATCCGCACCCTAA